From a single Vicinamibacteria bacterium genomic region:
- a CDS encoding BamA/TamA family outer membrane protein yields MASLKVTTNGQLVSSARVNVLTADNRWRLVSDTRGYLTNQNTYGLGTDSPPGQAFNMKYDYLRLYETVYKQVRPNLFAGVGFRYSNYSHIAPNPENPAAMPESGFLTYSNEFGLNLRAQTSAGASVNALVDSRDSSINPSRGFYADLRYEMYLGGFLGGASTWQLSHSDLRTYVRLTKDARQKLAFWFFADLVTGGLAPYFDLPATGDDTYARSGRGYTQGRFRGERMLYGEIEYRWTITKNGLLGMVAFLNTETLSDRETAERLFDSFATGAGAGLRLMLNKRSKTNFCIDYGHGKGGSSGVYVGLQEAF; encoded by the coding sequence TTGGCGAGCCTGAAGGTCACCACGAATGGGCAGTTGGTCTCCAGCGCCAGGGTCAACGTGTTGACCGCTGACAACCGGTGGCGGCTCGTGAGCGACACCCGCGGGTACTTGACGAACCAGAACACGTATGGCCTTGGCACGGACTCGCCACCGGGCCAGGCGTTTAACATGAAGTACGACTACTTGCGGCTTTACGAGACCGTATACAAGCAGGTCCGACCCAACCTGTTCGCGGGAGTGGGGTTCCGCTACAGCAATTACAGCCACATCGCGCCGAACCCAGAGAACCCGGCTGCGATGCCCGAGTCAGGGTTCCTCACGTACTCGAACGAGTTCGGACTCAACCTGAGAGCTCAGACCTCGGCCGGTGCCAGCGTGAACGCGCTCGTCGATAGCCGCGACAGCTCCATCAATCCGAGCCGGGGCTTCTACGCGGACCTCAGATACGAGATGTATCTCGGGGGCTTCCTCGGTGGCGCCTCGACCTGGCAGCTGTCCCACTCCGACCTACGGACGTACGTCCGGCTGACGAAAGACGCTCGCCAGAAGTTGGCGTTCTGGTTCTTCGCCGATCTGGTGACGGGAGGCCTGGCCCCCTACTTCGACCTCCCAGCCACGGGAGACGACACCTACGCGCGGTCCGGACGCGGGTACACCCAGGGCCGGTTTCGCGGCGAACGCATGCTCTACGGGGAGATAGAGTACCGTTGGACCATCACGAAGAACGGCTTGCTGGGGATGGTGGCCTTTCTCAACACGGAGACCCTGAGTGATCGGGAGACGGCCGAGAGGCTGTTCGACTCATTCGCGACAGGCGCGGGGGCCGGCCTTCGGCTGATGCTCAACAAGCGATCGAAGACTAATTTCTGCATCGACTATGGCCATGGTAAGGGGGGGTCGAGTGGAGTGTACGTAGGCCTCCAGGAGGCCTTCTAG
- a CDS encoding TonB-dependent receptor, which yields MAVTAFNPEPRSVVQRPRRGGNANGRRLLLASRAWTHTLGRSVPPPRPERTGLVALLAIFFSATASPWGSGAASAQVRTPEKPRCEVRGRIASGGVALPGVALTAVLAERTEAVATSSGLDGSYVLGPMAPGTYTVRASLGGFAAARRDVTLEPEACQATVDLEMVLQSRAAEPAEPAASQAGPAVASAGPRPEGEPSGPAGRRRRSEGAPLGTGRFQGLSVTADATSEGVAESTDPSSQPLLPPGFSADAPTESVALAGGRGQVQTVDALLYGSRLQILEETGGDTDALARRMAQGGLEGAAGDGMTSPGGGSGGFRPGGGGLRGEGFGGFNRSNKLQGSVYYNGAGSPFDARPFSLNGRPTQKAAYFENRYGATLGGPVKIPGLYDGTSRTSFALNYTGSHTRNPYDTYSTVPTEEERQGDFSALGRALYDPLTGEPFPDETIPSSRIDPSARALLGFLPLPNQPGLTQNYHYVTATASTSDQITLRFTHALTTVEERPARRQGGRGGGGGRRPSITVAVTYRRSTAEDTPSFPTLGGSTRTSSWDVPVSLALPTGQVFHQLRFDYNRNQSEAQNIFASVRDVAGQAGILGASPDPFDWGVPNLSFTTLSGLRDRNPSFRLDQRFTVSDVATRSWGKHNVRFGGGFRTQRLDSETDTNARGSFVFTGLYTSGFAGASAIPGTGSDVADFLLGRAQQASVQYGPGRVGFHGNAWNLFLQDDWRPSTNLTLNLGLRYEYVSPLGEEHDHLVNLDVTPGFTAAVPVIAGQAGAFSGAFPTSLVNGDRNNVAPRVGVAWKAKPDLTVRSGFGINYSLGAYAGIAQHMAGQPPFAVSNTLLGTLGSPLLLGGALTLPGPATSNSFGIDRNYQLPAVAIWNLDVRRQFGPDLVVGLSYTGTRGYDLDLQRAPNRGPVGLRIPGVAPFIWESSGAQSIMHSGTLRLRKRMTHGFGGGFTYTLGRSIDDASSIGGGAVVVAQNDQDLAAERGLSSFDRRHVLSADWLLELPIGPGRKWLREGVLASVIGGWVWSGTATFQSGTPFTARVLGDFTDVARGVNGTLRANVTGEGVPIASPSIADWFNTGAFVAPPPGTFGNAGRNTIIGPSTYLVNMSLIKNIALGRPRTLSIRVQATNVFNTPPLLAIDTVVNSPTYGEVVQAGSMRSVQLQTRFRF from the coding sequence GTGGCCGTCACGGCATTCAATCCAGAGCCCCGTTCAGTGGTCCAACGACCCCGCAGAGGAGGGAACGCGAACGGAAGGAGGTTGCTGCTCGCGAGCCGCGCATGGACGCACACCCTGGGCCGGAGCGTCCCGCCGCCTCGCCCGGAGCGGACCGGTCTCGTCGCTCTCCTCGCCATCTTCTTCTCTGCGACGGCGTCGCCGTGGGGGAGTGGGGCCGCATCAGCCCAAGTCCGGACGCCGGAGAAGCCTCGGTGCGAGGTTCGGGGGAGGATCGCTTCGGGTGGAGTGGCCTTGCCCGGAGTGGCCCTCACGGCCGTGCTGGCGGAGCGGACCGAAGCGGTCGCGACGTCCTCGGGGCTCGACGGCTCCTATGTGCTTGGGCCCATGGCGCCGGGCACCTACACCGTGCGCGCGAGCCTCGGCGGCTTCGCCGCGGCCAGGCGCGACGTCACGCTCGAGCCCGAAGCCTGCCAAGCGACCGTCGACCTTGAAATGGTCCTCCAGTCCCGGGCCGCCGAGCCCGCCGAGCCCGCGGCTTCCCAAGCTGGGCCCGCGGTGGCCTCGGCCGGACCCCGCCCCGAGGGGGAGCCCAGCGGGCCGGCGGGCCGGCGGCGTCGGTCCGAGGGCGCTCCACTGGGGACAGGCCGCTTCCAAGGATTAAGCGTGACGGCGGATGCAACGAGCGAGGGCGTAGCCGAATCGACCGATCCGTCCTCGCAGCCGTTGCTACCTCCCGGTTTCTCGGCCGACGCCCCCACGGAGTCCGTCGCTCTCGCCGGCGGCCGCGGGCAGGTCCAGACGGTGGACGCGCTCCTCTATGGCTCCCGCCTTCAAATACTGGAGGAGACAGGAGGAGACACCGACGCCCTGGCCAGACGCATGGCTCAGGGGGGGCTCGAAGGAGCGGCGGGCGACGGCATGACATCGCCGGGCGGCGGGTCGGGCGGCTTCCGGCCCGGCGGAGGCGGCCTCCGAGGAGAGGGCTTCGGGGGCTTCAACCGCAGCAACAAGCTCCAGGGATCGGTCTACTACAACGGCGCGGGCTCGCCTTTCGACGCCCGGCCATTCTCCCTGAATGGCCGGCCTACACAGAAAGCCGCCTACTTCGAGAATCGGTATGGAGCGACGCTGGGCGGTCCGGTCAAGATCCCAGGCCTCTACGACGGCACTTCCCGCACCTCCTTCGCCCTCAACTATACGGGCTCCCACACCCGCAACCCGTACGACACCTACTCGACGGTGCCGACGGAGGAGGAGCGCCAAGGCGACTTCTCCGCTCTCGGCCGGGCCCTCTACGATCCCTTGACAGGTGAGCCTTTCCCCGACGAGACGATCCCGTCGAGTCGCATCGACCCCTCGGCCCGCGCTTTGCTGGGCTTCCTCCCCCTGCCGAACCAGCCGGGCCTGACCCAGAACTACCACTACGTCACGGCCACCGCGAGCACGTCCGACCAGATCACGTTGCGCTTCACTCACGCGCTCACCACGGTGGAAGAGCGCCCCGCCCGTCGCCAGGGCGGACGCGGCGGGGGCGGCGGCCGTCGGCCGAGCATCACCGTGGCCGTGACCTATCGGCGTTCGACGGCCGAGGATACACCCAGCTTTCCGACCCTGGGTGGGTCGACGCGCACTTCGAGCTGGGACGTACCCGTGTCGCTTGCGCTCCCAACCGGCCAGGTGTTCCACCAGCTTCGCTTCGACTACAACCGGAACCAGTCGGAAGCACAGAACATCTTCGCGAGCGTGCGCGACGTTGCCGGGCAGGCCGGGATCCTGGGCGCGTCGCCGGACCCCTTCGACTGGGGCGTGCCCAACCTGTCCTTCACGACTCTCAGCGGGCTCCGCGACCGCAACCCGTCGTTCCGCCTGGACCAGCGCTTCACCGTGAGCGACGTCGCGACTCGCTCCTGGGGCAAGCACAACGTCCGTTTCGGAGGCGGGTTCCGTACCCAGCGTCTCGACAGCGAGACCGACACCAACGCGCGGGGCAGTTTCGTGTTCACCGGCCTGTACACGTCCGGCTTCGCGGGCGCATCCGCGATCCCCGGCACCGGTTCTGATGTCGCCGACTTCCTTCTCGGCCGCGCCCAGCAAGCCTCGGTACAATACGGTCCCGGCCGGGTGGGCTTCCACGGCAATGCATGGAACCTGTTCCTGCAGGATGACTGGCGCCCGAGCACCAACCTGACCCTGAACCTCGGCCTCCGCTACGAGTACGTGTCGCCGTTGGGGGAGGAGCACGACCACCTGGTGAACCTCGACGTGACCCCCGGCTTTACCGCGGCCGTGCCCGTCATCGCGGGCCAAGCGGGCGCCTTCAGCGGAGCTTTTCCGACGAGCTTGGTGAACGGCGACCGGAACAACGTCGCGCCGCGGGTCGGCGTGGCCTGGAAGGCGAAACCAGACCTGACGGTGCGCAGCGGGTTCGGAATCAACTACAGCCTCGGCGCCTACGCCGGGATCGCCCAGCATATGGCCGGGCAGCCCCCCTTCGCCGTGAGCAACACGCTCCTCGGGACCCTTGGCTCACCGCTCCTGCTCGGCGGCGCCCTGACCTTGCCCGGGCCGGCGACCTCCAACTCCTTCGGGATCGACAGGAACTACCAGCTGCCGGCGGTCGCGATCTGGAACCTCGACGTACGGCGGCAATTCGGGCCTGACCTCGTCGTCGGGCTGAGCTACACGGGGACACGCGGCTACGACCTTGACCTGCAGCGCGCTCCCAATCGCGGCCCGGTTGGGCTCCGGATCCCCGGCGTGGCGCCCTTCATCTGGGAGTCCTCCGGGGCGCAGTCGATCATGCACTCGGGGACCCTGCGCCTCCGCAAGCGCATGACTCACGGTTTCGGGGGTGGCTTCACCTACACCCTCGGCCGATCCATCGACGACGCCTCCTCGATCGGCGGCGGCGCGGTGGTTGTGGCTCAGAACGACCAGGATCTCGCGGCGGAGCGCGGGCTGTCGAGCTTTGATCGTCGCCACGTCCTCTCCGCGGATTGGCTGCTGGAGCTACCCATCGGGCCTGGGCGGAAGTGGCTCCGAGAAGGAGTGCTCGCGAGCGTGATTGGCGGATGGGTCTGGAGCGGCACCGCCACTTTCCAGTCGGGCACCCCGTTCACGGCGCGGGTGCTCGGGGACTTCACCGACGTCGCCCGCGGCGTCAACGGCACGCTGCGAGCGAACGTTACCGGCGAAGGCGTGCCCATCGCGAGCCCGAGCATCGCCGACTGGTTCAACACCGGAGCGTTCGTCGCGCCGCCCCCGGGGACGTTCGGCAACGCGGGTCGCAACACGATCATCGGCCCCAGCACGTACCTGGTGAACATGAGCCTCATCAAGAACATCGCCCTTGGCCGCCCCCGCACGCTCTCGATTCGCGTCCAGGCGACCAATGTCTTCAACACCCCACCCTTGCTGGCGATCGACACGGTGGTGAACTCGCCCACGTACGGTGAGGTGGTCCAGGCCGGCTCCATGCGGTCCGTACAGCTTCAGACGAGGTTTCGATTCTGA